The Metabacillus schmidteae genome has a segment encoding these proteins:
- a CDS encoding NAD(P)-dependent oxidoreductase, with protein MEGIEMLDAPVTGSEPQAIEGILTFMVGGKKEIYEKCEPLFYIMGKQAYYMGETGSGSYTKLANNTMGAINLLSFSEAITMAAKSGVDPELFIKVVSGGGASSGMMVNKGPKVLNRDFSPNFKTDLIYKDLGLAANVAKELELPTPVLSLVKEMFQMARAKGYGGEDMSAVIKLYEELAGIEVKMN; from the coding sequence ATCGAGGGTATTGAAATGTTAGATGCACCTGTTACAGGCAGTGAACCTCAAGCAATTGAAGGTATTCTAACTTTTATGGTTGGAGGAAAGAAAGAAATTTATGAAAAGTGTGAGCCTCTATTTTATATAATGGGGAAACAAGCTTATTATATGGGGGAAACTGGATCAGGTTCATATACAAAACTAGCTAATAATACGATGGGTGCTATTAATTTATTGTCTTTCTCAGAAGCCATAACGATGGCAGCAAAATCTGGGGTCGATCCTGAGCTATTTATTAAAGTCGTCAGTGGTGGTGGTGCTAGTAGCGGAATGATGGTAAATAAAGGCCCGAAAGTATTGAACAGAGATTTCTCTCCTAACTTTAAGACTGATCTTATTTATAAAGATTTAGGATTAGCAGCTAATGTTGCAAAAGAACTTGAACTACCTACCCCAGTATTATCCTTAGTAAAAGAAATGTTTCAAATGGCAAGAGCTAAAGGATATGGGGGCGAAGATATGAGTGCAGTAATAAAATTGTATGAAGAATTAGCAGGAATCGAAGTAAAAATGAATTAA
- a CDS encoding ribonuclease YeeF family protein, whose amino-acid sequence MKVLETKTLIESMEDRAKVYTDFRDKIDTLKKEFTDITQLDDALQGKGADAIKGFYQAQIDVADSLLRLVDMQIAFLNGVSGAIADIDLSGDTVVDVNFLETDLSIHASNHIAMVESQREDLQKIIDGIDDIVNLEAFSADDFNTAMDDAKKKRENTVKDVDALDQQLLEEYKLSENAEFHIGALFQKLLEATAQGNAISPINFDAQAYKASEAYQLSDEVQQYADDYLSFKEDQEKIREELKKAEELENRPIYEKAWDTVKTFTGEATGYYDFLRAKDGVDPVTGEELTDGQRVAAGAMATAGFIPIVGWGGRLFKGGSAIYKTAKGMNSAEQALSVYKTTSTFSNLQKAELGIYGLASANGLSEYITGKDMFGNELTDVQRQASLYNSILGASLVASPFVPTLVKNGKLVKEETLNQMHKLATNTKASARYVYDEVRGGMRVLFGNQNMNLAYAGADGVKPILSNVMNSQEVKKRIEEAVSRFSFGKNLSGSDGSGDAVGVIAKGTGKEVRIPSVRNNQFNMWFDKLSVEEFEEMWNVPHLRSKIEDRIRRPGGYHEWHLVARTPKFKHWGISMDVIKEMRSLTKDVEFVNPPGRHGSRGSTKAHNEILKIIDSATDYESFVRGLNEWASNRMKNGVMDLPEGLRR is encoded by the coding sequence TTGAAAGTATTAGAAACAAAGACATTAATAGAATCAATGGAAGATAGGGCGAAAGTGTACACAGATTTTCGCGATAAAATTGACACATTAAAAAAAGAATTTACAGATATTACACAGTTGGATGATGCCTTACAAGGTAAAGGGGCAGACGCCATAAAAGGGTTTTATCAGGCGCAAATAGATGTAGCAGATAGCCTGCTTCGTCTTGTTGACATGCAAATTGCTTTTCTAAATGGTGTATCAGGAGCTATAGCGGATATTGATTTATCAGGTGACACAGTGGTAGACGTCAACTTTCTAGAAACTGATCTATCTATCCATGCTTCGAACCATATCGCAATGGTAGAGAGCCAACGGGAAGATCTACAGAAAATTATTGATGGAATTGACGATATTGTTAATCTCGAAGCATTTTCTGCTGATGATTTCAATACCGCAATGGATGATGCTAAGAAAAAGCGAGAAAACACCGTCAAAGATGTTGATGCATTGGATCAACAATTACTTGAGGAATACAAGTTATCAGAAAATGCAGAATTCCATATTGGGGCTCTTTTCCAAAAACTGTTAGAAGCAACAGCACAAGGTAACGCCATTTCTCCAATCAACTTCGATGCTCAAGCATACAAAGCGAGTGAAGCCTATCAACTTTCAGATGAGGTCCAGCAATACGCAGACGACTACCTTTCTTTTAAAGAAGATCAGGAAAAAATTAGAGAAGAGTTAAAAAAGGCAGAAGAACTAGAAAACCGTCCGATATACGAAAAAGCATGGGATACTGTCAAAACGTTCACTGGAGAAGCAACTGGGTATTATGATTTTCTCCGTGCAAAAGATGGTGTTGACCCCGTTACCGGAGAAGAACTAACAGATGGTCAACGAGTAGCCGCTGGCGCCATGGCCACCGCAGGATTCATACCGATTGTCGGTTGGGGAGGAAGACTCTTCAAAGGTGGAAGTGCAATTTACAAAACCGCCAAAGGAATGAACAGTGCCGAACAAGCACTAAGTGTTTACAAAACAACCAGCACATTTTCAAATCTCCAAAAAGCAGAACTTGGAATCTACGGCCTGGCATCCGCAAACGGACTTAGTGAATATATCACAGGGAAAGATATGTTTGGCAATGAACTAACAGATGTTCAAAGACAAGCGAGTTTATATAATAGTATCCTAGGTGCTTCTTTGGTCGCTTCACCATTCGTGCCAACTTTAGTGAAAAATGGTAAACTAGTAAAAGAAGAAACACTTAACCAGATGCATAAGCTAGCGACAAATACGAAAGCTAGTGCGCGGTATGTTTATGATGAAGTAAGAGGTGGCATGCGGGTTCTTTTTGGAAATCAGAATATGAATTTAGCGTATGCTGGGGCAGATGGGGTAAAACCGATACTATCTAATGTGATGAATTCTCAGGAAGTTAAAAAGAGGATTGAAGAGGCTGTTTCGAGGTTTTCTTTTGGGAAGAATTTGAGTGGTAGTGATGGTTCAGGAGATGCAGTAGGGGTTATTGCTAAGGGTACGGGTAAAGAAGTTCGAATTCCATCAGTTAGAAATAATCAATTTAATATGTGGTTTGATAAATTATCAGTTGAGGAATTTGAGGAAATGTGGAATGTTCCACATTTGAGAAGTAAGATAGAAGATAGGATAAGACGTCCAGGAGGATACCATGAGTGGCATCTTGTTGCAAGAACCCCAAAATTTAAACATTGGGGTATTAGTATGGACGTTATAAAAGAAATGAGATCTTTAACTAAAGATGTTGAATTTGTAAATCCTCCCGGCCGTCATGGAAGTCGAGGTTCAACAAAAGCTCATAATGAAATTTTAAAGATTATAGATTCTGCTACTGATTATGAAAGTTTTGTTAGAGGATTAAATGAATGGGCAAGCAATAGAATGAAAAATGGAGTTATGGATTTACCAGAAGGTCTAAGGAGGTAA
- a CDS encoding RNase H family protein, with amino-acid sequence MNSKSRSSNAQVGKLNFWGKYAHRIQEDKKEWIYEQYLSNDVLYIYCDTSIATEKGKGAIACTYVMNGKIIVKSQLVYLPNKMKSSNIYGELKALNFALSHFHKYIGTGSEVVIYSDVSTIGFIMEDVFELKEDELEKIKKETHRMYLQIIQSNVNLNLSIKYLVKDLQTHNSFYKSAHNTARKLLNKD; translated from the coding sequence ATGAACAGTAAAAGTAGATCTTCTAATGCTCAGGTGGGAAAACTAAATTTCTGGGGGAAGTATGCTCACCGAATACAAGAGGATAAAAAGGAATGGATATACGAACAGTATTTGAGTAATGACGTTTTATACATATATTGTGATACTTCTATTGCTACTGAAAAAGGCAAGGGTGCTATAGCATGCACGTATGTAATGAATGGCAAGATTATTGTTAAAAGCCAACTTGTATATCTCCCTAATAAAATGAAAAGTTCTAATATATACGGAGAATTAAAGGCTCTTAATTTTGCACTTAGCCATTTTCATAAATACATCGGTACAGGAAGTGAGGTTGTTATTTATTCTGACGTAAGTACGATAGGATTCATAATGGAAGACGTATTTGAACTTAAAGAAGATGAATTAGAGAAAATAAAAAAAGAGACCCATCGAATGTATCTACAAATCATACAGTCTAATGTTAATTTAAATCTATCTATTAAGTATTTGGTTAAAGATTTACAAACTCACAATTCATTTTATAAATCAGCTCATAATACTGCAAGAAAGCTTCTAAATAAAGATTAA
- a CDS encoding immunity 22 family protein gives MKNDVSLWLGWFNNYDEVEKYTEIKYDEDGDSIPSVFEREFKLGYYDRGLIEKDWISDAEDNVKKLLVDFSYDDQLIKQFNNIMLNSKYNTIILLYNYNYEKDGRAVNSVDKNAYKLDFIGTAEYID, from the coding sequence ATGAAAAACGATGTTTCTTTGTGGTTGGGCTGGTTTAATAATTATGATGAAGTCGAAAAATATACTGAAATTAAATATGATGAAGATGGAGATAGTATACCATCAGTTTTTGAAAGAGAATTTAAATTAGGCTATTATGATAGAGGCTTAATTGAAAAAGATTGGATATCGGATGCTGAAGATAATGTAAAGAAGCTCCTGGTCGATTTTTCATATGATGACCAATTAATAAAGCAGTTTAATAATATTATGTTAAACTCTAAATACAATACTATCATTTTACTTTATAACTACAACTATGAAAAAGATGGTAGAGCTGTGAATTCTGTAGATAAAAATGCATATAAATTGGATTTTATTGGTACAGCAGAATATATAGATTAA
- a CDS encoding aldo/keto reductase, whose protein sequence is MEYRYLGKTGLQVSELCLGTMTLGRETSEKDSFSILDRYAEEGGNFIDTADVYTRGVSEEIVGKWLNNQNRDDYVVATKVRFPMGEGPNDVGLSRKHIISGVKESLRRLGTDYIDLYQVHAWDPRTPLEETLSTLNDLVREGLVRYIGASNFKGWQLQKAIDLSHQKGWEQFVCLQPQYNLLCRATEYELIDVCENEGLGVIPWSPLRGGWLSGKFTRDMVKPPENSRISVAEEKGYSETWDKYNNDFTWNLLDTLYSVADEAGKTPAQAAINWLLNSRGVTAPIIGARTMEQLEANLGSAGWSLTNDQLERLNKASELFVSYPYDIDAINQRTKGRE, encoded by the coding sequence ATGGAATATCGCTATCTAGGGAAAACAGGTTTACAAGTAAGTGAGCTTTGTCTTGGGACGATGACATTAGGTCGTGAAACGAGTGAAAAAGATAGTTTCAGTATATTAGACCGTTATGCTGAAGAAGGCGGAAATTTTATAGATACTGCTGATGTCTATACTCGTGGTGTTTCTGAAGAAATCGTCGGTAAGTGGCTAAACAACCAAAATCGTGATGATTATGTTGTTGCAACAAAGGTTCGTTTCCCTATGGGGGAAGGGCCGAATGATGTTGGGCTAAGCAGAAAACATATTATCTCTGGTGTTAAAGAAAGTCTACGCCGACTTGGAACCGATTACATCGATCTTTATCAGGTTCACGCATGGGATCCTCGAACACCTTTAGAAGAAACGTTAAGTACATTAAATGATCTAGTTCGTGAAGGCCTTGTTCGATACATTGGAGCAAGTAACTTTAAAGGCTGGCAGCTTCAAAAAGCAATAGACTTAAGTCACCAAAAAGGGTGGGAACAGTTTGTTTGCTTACAACCTCAATATAATTTGCTATGTCGCGCTACCGAGTACGAATTAATTGATGTTTGTGAAAATGAGGGTCTGGGCGTGATCCCATGGAGTCCGCTTCGCGGAGGATGGTTAAGTGGTAAGTTTACACGAGACATGGTCAAGCCACCAGAAAATTCTCGGATATCTGTTGCTGAAGAAAAAGGCTATAGTGAGACATGGGATAAGTACAATAACGATTTCACATGGAATTTGTTAGATACGTTATATAGTGTTGCAGATGAAGCGGGTAAGACTCCAGCTCAGGCAGCAATCAACTGGCTTCTAAACAGCCGCGGTGTTACGGCCCCAATTATCGGAGCACGTACAATGGAACAACTTGAAGCTAACTTAGGTTCTGCTGGATGGTCTTTAACAAATGATCAACTAGAACGTTTAAATAAAGCGAGTGAATTGTTTGTTAGCTATCCTTATGATATCGATGCAATAAATCAGCGCACGAAAGGTAGAGAGTAG
- a CDS encoding aldo/keto reductase family protein, giving the protein MKYRRLGNSGLKVSEIGLGSWLTYGETVGNQNAIDCIHQAYELGINFFDTANAYNRGEAEKVVGEALKSYSRESYVLATKVFFPMGDGPNDRGLSRKHIMEQCDASLKRLGVDYLDLYQCHRFDEETPTEETLRALDDLVQQGKILYYGVSEWTAAQITDAVHITKEKNLRPLVSNQPIYNMLVRYIEKEVLPVSEKEGIGQVVFSPLAQGILTGKYKPGQDIPSNTRAANDNINRWIKSYLNDDVLGRVARLEGIANDLGIKLSQLAVAWILRQPGVSSAIVGASRPEQVIENAKAAEVELSNDVLTEIEAILREIDGFVPIW; this is encoded by the coding sequence ATGAAATATCGTCGTTTAGGGAATAGTGGGTTAAAAGTTAGTGAAATTGGACTTGGTAGCTGGCTAACTTATGGAGAAACAGTAGGGAACCAAAACGCTATTGATTGTATTCATCAGGCTTATGAGCTTGGTATTAATTTTTTTGACACTGCAAACGCATACAATCGAGGCGAGGCTGAAAAAGTGGTTGGTGAAGCCCTTAAATCTTATTCTAGAGAAAGCTATGTGCTTGCAACAAAAGTGTTTTTTCCTATGGGAGATGGTCCGAATGATCGAGGTCTTTCACGAAAGCACATCATGGAGCAATGCGATGCTAGCTTAAAACGATTAGGTGTTGATTATCTTGATCTTTATCAATGTCATAGATTTGATGAAGAAACACCAACAGAAGAAACATTACGTGCATTAGATGATTTAGTTCAGCAAGGAAAAATCTTATATTACGGTGTTAGTGAATGGACAGCAGCACAGATTACGGATGCTGTACATATAACAAAGGAAAAAAATCTACGACCACTCGTTTCAAATCAACCAATCTATAACATGCTTGTACGCTATATCGAAAAAGAGGTTTTACCAGTTTCTGAAAAAGAAGGGATTGGACAAGTTGTCTTTTCACCTTTAGCCCAAGGAATTCTTACTGGTAAATATAAACCAGGTCAGGATATCCCTTCCAACACTCGTGCAGCCAATGACAACATCAATCGTTGGATTAAAAGCTACTTAAATGATGATGTTTTAGGACGAGTTGCCCGCTTGGAAGGAATTGCAAATGATTTAGGAATTAAATTATCCCAATTAGCCGTTGCCTGGATATTAAGACAGCCTGGTGTTAGTTCTGCAATTGTCGGAGCAAGCCGACCGGAACAGGTAATTGAAAATGCGAAAGCCGCTGAAGTTGAACTTTCTAATGATGTATTAACTGAAATCGAAGCCATTTTAAGAGAAATTGATGGATTTGTACCTATTTGGTAA
- a CDS encoding DUF2187 family protein produces MATAKIGDVISFKREGETFEGVVSGIRENSVMVDYGMSKEKNEPLKTIVNHKNYKLKKSNG; encoded by the coding sequence ATGGCGACTGCAAAAATTGGTGATGTAATTTCTTTTAAACGCGAGGGTGAAACCTTTGAAGGAGTCGTATCAGGGATCAGGGAAAATTCTGTTATGGTCGATTACGGCATGTCAAAAGAAAAAAATGAACCGCTTAAAACTATTGTGAATCATAAAAATTACAAATTAAAAAAATCGAACGGTTGA
- a CDS encoding pre-toxin TG domain-containing protein — MDQQLLEEYKVSESAEFHIGALFQQLLEATAQGNTISPINFDAQAYKASEAYQLSDEVQQYADDYLSFKEDQEKIREELKKAEELENRPIYEKAWDTVKTFTGEATGYYDFLRAKDGVDPVTGEELTDGQRVAAGAMATAGFIPIVGWGGRLFKGGSAIYKTAKGMNTAEQALSVYKTTSTFSNLQKAELGIYGLASANGLSEYITGKDMFGNELTDVQRQSSLFNSILGASLVASPFVPALVKNGKLVKEETLNQMHKLATKTKSGAVYVFDEVRGGMQVLFGNQNMNFAYAGAADGIKPILFNVMNSQEIKRGLKRLYRGFLLGRIWVVVKVQVKM, encoded by the coding sequence TTGGATCAGCAATTACTTGAAGAATACAAGGTATCAGAAAGTGCAGAATTCCATATTGGTGCTCTTTTCCAACAACTGTTAGAAGCAACTGCACAAGGAAACACAATTTCTCCAATCAACTTTGATGCTCAAGCATACAAAGCGAGTGAAGCCTATCAACTTTCAGATGAGGTCCAGCAATACGCAGACGACTACCTTTCTTTTAAAGAAGATCAGGAAAAAATTAGAGAAGAGTTAAAAAAGGCAGAAGAACTAGAGAACCGTCCGATATACGAAAAAGCATGGGATACTGTTAAAACCTTCACGGGAGAAGCAACAGGGTATTATGATTTTCTCCGTGCAAAAGATGGTGTTGACCCCGTTACCGGAGAAGAACTAACAGATGGTCAACGAGTAGCCGCTGGCGCCATGGCCACCGCAGGATTCATACCGATAGTCGGCTGGGGAGGGAGACTCTTCAAAGGTGGAAGTGCAATCTACAAAACCGCCAAAGGAATGAACACCGCCGAACAAGCACTAAGTGTTTACAAAACAACCAGCACATTTTCAAATCTCCAAAAAGCAGAACTTGGAATCTACGGCCTGGCATCCGCAAACGGACTTAGTGAATATATCACAGGGAAAGATATGTTTGGCAATGAGCTAACGGACGTACAAAGACAATCGAGTTTATTTAATAGTATCCTAGGAGCTTCTTTAGTCGCTTCACCATTCGTGCCAGCACTCGTAAAAAATGGTAAACTAGTAAAAGAGGAAACACTTAACCAGATGCATAAATTAGCGACAAAAACGAAGTCTGGTGCGGTGTATGTATTTGATGAAGTTAGAGGTGGCATGCAGGTTCTTTTTGGAAATCAGAATATGAATTTTGCGTATGCTGGGGCAGCAGATGGGATAAAACCAATTCTATTTAATGTGATGAATTCTCAGGAGATTAAAAGAGGGTTGAAGAGGCTGTATCGAGGTTTTCTTTTGGGAAGAATTTGGGTGGTAGTAAAGGTACAGGTGAAAATGTAA